A genomic stretch from Ursus arctos isolate Adak ecotype North America unplaced genomic scaffold, UrsArc2.0 scaffold_21, whole genome shotgun sequence includes:
- the METTL1 gene encoding tRNA (guanine-N(7)-)-methyltransferase isoform X3, which produces MAGAEAGDAAGAEAPQPQKRYYRQRAHSNPMADHTLRYPVKPEEMDWSELYPEFFAPLTQNKSHDDPKDKKERRAQAQVEFADIGCGYGGLLVELSPLFPDTLILGLEIRVKVSDYVQDRIRALRAAPGGGFQNIACLRSNAMKHLPNFFRKGQRTKHKWRIISPTLLAEYAYVLRVGGLVYTITDVLELHDWMCTHFERHPLFERVSLEELSEDPIVGHLGTSTEEGKKVLRNGGKNFPAIFRRIQDPTFQAVTPNPTPLGH; this is translated from the exons ATGGCGGGAGCCGAGGCTGGGGACGCGGCAGGAGCGGAGGCGCCGCAGCCCCAGAAGCGCTACTATCGGCAACGTGCTCACTCCAACCCCATGGCTGATCACACGCTGCGCTA CCCTGTGAAGCCTGAAGAGATGGACTGGTCTGAGCTGTACCCAGAGTTCTTCGCTCCACTGACTCAAAATAAGAGCCACGATGACCCAAAggataagaaagaaaggagagctcAGGCCCAAGTGGAGTTTGCAGACATAGGCTGTGGCTATGGTGGCCTGTTAG TGGAACTGTCACCGTTGTTCCCAGACACACTGATTCTGGGTCTGGAGATCCGGGTGAAAGTCTCAGACTATGTACAAGACCGGATTCGGGCCCTTCGAGCAGCTCCTGGAGGTGGCTTCCAGAACATCGCCTGTCTCCGTAGCAATGCCATGAAACACCTTCCTAACTTCTTCCGCAAgggccag CGGACGAAGCACAAGTGGCGAATCATCAGTCCCACGCTGCTGGCAGAATATGCCTACGTGCTTAGAGTCGGG GGGCTGGTATACACCATCACTGATGTGCTGGAGCTACATGACTGGATGTGCACCCATTTTGAAAGGCACCCGCTGTTTGAGCGTGTGTCCCTGGAGGAACTG AGTGAAGATCCCATTGTGGGACATCTGGGCACGTCAACCgaggagggaaagaaagtctTACGCAACGGAGGCAAGAATTTCCCAGCCATCTTCCGAAGAATACAGGATCCCACCTTCCAGGCAGTGACCCCCAATCCCACCCCCCTTGGCCACTGA
- the EEF1AKMT3 gene encoding EEF1A lysine methyltransferase 3, with the protein MADPCPDRESEPESVFPREVGLFADSYSEKSRFCFCGHVLSITQNFGSRLGVAARVWDAALSLCNYFESQNVDFRGKKVIELGAGTGIVGILAALQGGDVTITDLPVALEQIQGNVQANVPAGARAQVCALSWGIDQHVFPGDYDLVLGADIVYLEPTFPLLLGTLQHLCGPHGTVYLASKMREEHGTESFFQHLLPQHFQLELAQRDEDENVNIYRARHREPRAA; encoded by the exons ATGGCGGACCCCTGCCCAGATCGTGAATCAGAGCCCGAATCCGTGTTCCCGCGGGAAGTCGGCCTCTTCGCGGACTCTTACTCGGAGAAGAGCCGGTTCTGTTTCTGTGGGCACGTGCTGAGCATCACACAGAACTTCGGGTCCCGCCTTGGGGTGGCGGCGCGCGTGTGGGACGCG GCTCTGAGCCTGTGCAACTATTTTGAAAGTCAAAATGTGGATTTCCGAGGCAAGAAAGTGATCGAACTAGGCGCAGGGACGGGCATCGTGGGGATCTTGGCCGCCCTGCAGG ggGGGGATGTTACCATCACTGACCTGCCCGTGGCCCTAGAGCAGATCCAGGGCAACGTCCAGGCCAATGTGCCAGCTGGAGCCCGGGCCCAGGTCTGCGCCTTATCCTGGGGGATTGACCAGCATGTCTTCCCTGGAGACTATGACCTGGTGCTGGGGGCTGATATCGTGTACCTGGAGCCCACCTTCCCACTGCTGCTGGGCACCCTCCAACACCTGTGCGGGCCCCATGGCACCGTCTATCTGGCCTCCAAGATGAGAGAGGAGCACGGGACAGAGAGCTTCTTTCAGCACCTCCTGCCCCAGCATTTCCAACTGGAGCTGGCCCAGCGGGATGAGGATGAGAATGTCAACATCTATAGGGCCAGGCACAGGGAGCCAAGAGCTGCTTGA
- the METTL1 gene encoding tRNA (guanine-N(7)-)-methyltransferase isoform X1, with amino-acid sequence MAGAEAGDAAGAEAPQPQKRYYRQRAHSNPMADHTLRYPVKPEEMDWSELYPEFFAPLTQNKSHDDPKDKKERRAQAQVEFADIGCGYGGLLVELSPLFPDTLILGLEIRVKVSDYVQDRIRALRAAPGGGFQNIACLRSNAMKHLPNFFRKGQLTKMFFLFPDPHFKRTKHKWRIISPTLLAEYAYVLRVGGLVYTITDVLELHDWMCTHFERHPLFERVSLEELSEDPIVGHLGTSTEEGKKVLRNGGKNFPAIFRRIQDPTFQAVTPNPTPLGH; translated from the exons ATGGCGGGAGCCGAGGCTGGGGACGCGGCAGGAGCGGAGGCGCCGCAGCCCCAGAAGCGCTACTATCGGCAACGTGCTCACTCCAACCCCATGGCTGATCACACGCTGCGCTA CCCTGTGAAGCCTGAAGAGATGGACTGGTCTGAGCTGTACCCAGAGTTCTTCGCTCCACTGACTCAAAATAAGAGCCACGATGACCCAAAggataagaaagaaaggagagctcAGGCCCAAGTGGAGTTTGCAGACATAGGCTGTGGCTATGGTGGCCTGTTAG TGGAACTGTCACCGTTGTTCCCAGACACACTGATTCTGGGTCTGGAGATCCGGGTGAAAGTCTCAGACTATGTACAAGACCGGATTCGGGCCCTTCGAGCAGCTCCTGGAGGTGGCTTCCAGAACATCGCCTGTCTCCGTAGCAATGCCATGAAACACCTTCCTAACTTCTTCCGCAAgggccag CTGACAAAGatgttcttcctcttccctgaCCCACATTTCAAGCGGACGAAGCACAAGTGGCGAATCATCAGTCCCACGCTGCTGGCAGAATATGCCTACGTGCTTAGAGTCGGG GGGCTGGTATACACCATCACTGATGTGCTGGAGCTACATGACTGGATGTGCACCCATTTTGAAAGGCACCCGCTGTTTGAGCGTGTGTCCCTGGAGGAACTG AGTGAAGATCCCATTGTGGGACATCTGGGCACGTCAACCgaggagggaaagaaagtctTACGCAACGGAGGCAAGAATTTCCCAGCCATCTTCCGAAGAATACAGGATCCCACCTTCCAGGCAGTGACCCCCAATCCCACCCCCCTTGGCCACTGA
- the METTL1 gene encoding tRNA (guanine-N(7)-)-methyltransferase isoform X2, giving the protein MRSCPSRSGPQRTPDGAHVGPRGADPADSPVKPEEMDWSELYPEFFAPLTQNKSHDDPKDKKERRAQAQVEFADIGCGYGGLLVELSPLFPDTLILGLEIRVKVSDYVQDRIRALRAAPGGGFQNIACLRSNAMKHLPNFFRKGQLTKMFFLFPDPHFKRTKHKWRIISPTLLAEYAYVLRVGGLVYTITDVLELHDWMCTHFERHPLFERVSLEELSEDPIVGHLGTSTEEGKKVLRNGGKNFPAIFRRIQDPTFQAVTPNPTPLGH; this is encoded by the exons ATGAGgagctgtccctcccgctccggTCCCCAGCGCACTCCCGACGGGGCTCACGTCGGACCACGCGGGGCCGACCCGGCCGACAG CCCTGTGAAGCCTGAAGAGATGGACTGGTCTGAGCTGTACCCAGAGTTCTTCGCTCCACTGACTCAAAATAAGAGCCACGATGACCCAAAggataagaaagaaaggagagctcAGGCCCAAGTGGAGTTTGCAGACATAGGCTGTGGCTATGGTGGCCTGTTAG TGGAACTGTCACCGTTGTTCCCAGACACACTGATTCTGGGTCTGGAGATCCGGGTGAAAGTCTCAGACTATGTACAAGACCGGATTCGGGCCCTTCGAGCAGCTCCTGGAGGTGGCTTCCAGAACATCGCCTGTCTCCGTAGCAATGCCATGAAACACCTTCCTAACTTCTTCCGCAAgggccag CTGACAAAGatgttcttcctcttccctgaCCCACATTTCAAGCGGACGAAGCACAAGTGGCGAATCATCAGTCCCACGCTGCTGGCAGAATATGCCTACGTGCTTAGAGTCGGG GGGCTGGTATACACCATCACTGATGTGCTGGAGCTACATGACTGGATGTGCACCCATTTTGAAAGGCACCCGCTGTTTGAGCGTGTGTCCCTGGAGGAACTG AGTGAAGATCCCATTGTGGGACATCTGGGCACGTCAACCgaggagggaaagaaagtctTACGCAACGGAGGCAAGAATTTCCCAGCCATCTTCCGAAGAATACAGGATCCCACCTTCCAGGCAGTGACCCCCAATCCCACCCCCCTTGGCCACTGA
- the LOC113256358 gene encoding 25-hydroxyvitamin D-1 alpha hydroxylase, mitochondrial produces MTQTLKLASRVFHRVHCAPKLGTSLGCRGSDSAPRSLADIPGPSTPVFLAELFCKGGLSRLHELQVQGVARFGPVWLASFGTVRTVYVAAPTLVEQLLRQEGPRPERCSFSPWTEHRRRRQRACGLLTAEGEEWQRLRSLLAPLLLRPQAAARYAGTLDNVVHDLVRRLRHQRGRGAGPPTLVRDVAGEFYKFGLEGIAAVLLGSRLGCLEAEVPPDTETFIRAVGSVFVSTLLTMAMPSWLHHLVPGPWGRLCRDWDQMFAFAQQHVERREAEVALRSKGKPEQDMGSGAHLTYFLFREELPAASILGNVTELLLAGVDTVSNTLSWALYELSRHPEVQTALHSEITAALGPGCNAHPSATALSQLPLLKAVVKEVLRLYPVVPGNSRVPDKDIRVGDYIIPKNTLVTLCHYATSRDPGQFPEPNSFRPARWLGTGAAPHPFASLPFGFGKRSCMGRRLAELELQLALAQILTHFEVKPEPGAAPIRPMTRTVLVPERSINLQFVDR; encoded by the exons ATGACCCAGACCCTCAAGCTCGCCTCCAGGGTGTTCCATCGCGTCCACTGTGCTCCCAAGCTGGGCACCTCACTGGGCTGCAGAGGCTCCGACTCAGCGCCCCGGAGCTTGGCGGACATCCCAGGCCCCTCCACGCCCGTCTTCCTTGCTGAACTTTTCTGCAAGGGGGGTCTGTCGCGGCTACATGAGCTGCAG GTGCAAGGCGTTGCGCGCTTCGGGCCCGTGTGGTTGGCCAGCTTTGGGACGGTGCGCACTGTGTACGTGGCGGCCCCTACACTCGTCGAGCAGCTCTTGCGACAGGAGGGGCCCCGGCCCGAGCGCTGCAGCTTCTCACCCTGGACAGAGCACCGTCGCCGCCGCCAGCGGGCTTGCGGGCTGCTCACCGC GGAAGGCGAAGAATGGCAGAGGCTCCGCAGCCTCCTGGCCCCGCTGCTCCTCCGGCCTCAGGCGGCCGCCCGCTATGCCGGAACCCTGGACAATGTGGTCCATGACCTTGTGCGGCGACTGCGGCACCAACGGGGACGCGGTGCTGGGCCGCCCACCCTGGTTCGGGACGTGGCAGGAGAGTTTTACAAGTTTGGACTAGAAG GCATAGCCGCGGTGCTCCTGGGTTCCCGCCTGGGCTGCCTGGAGGCCGAAGTGCCTCCGGACACAGAGACCTTCATCCGCGCGGTGGGATCGGTGTTTGTGTCCACGCTGTTGACCATGGCGATGCCCAGCTGGCTTCACCACCTCGTGCCGGGACCCTGGGGCCGCCTCTGCCGAGACTGGGACCAGATGTTTGCATTCG CCCAGCAGCACGTGGAGAGGCGAGAGGCTGAGGTAGCCTTGAGGAGCAAGGGAAAGCCTGAGCAGGACATGGGATCTGGGGCACACCTGACCTACTTCCTGTTCCGGGAAGAGTTGCCTGCTGCGTCCATCCTGGGCAATGTGACGGAGCTGCTACTGGCTGGAGTGGACACA GTATCCAACACACTCTCCTGGGCTCTGTATGAACTCTCTCGGCACCCCGAAGTCCAGACAGCACTCCACTCTGAGATCACAGCTGCCCTGGGACCTGGCTGCAATGCCCACCCCTCAGCTACTGCTCTATCCCAGCTGCCCCTGCTAAAAGCAGTGGTCAAGGAAGTGCTAAG ACTGTACCCTGTGGTACCTGGAAATTCCCGTGTCCCAGACAAAGACATTCGTGTGGGTGACTATATTATCCCCAAAAAC ACGCTGGTCACGCTGTGTCATTATGCCACCTCAAGGGACCCTGGCCAGTTCCCAGAGCCAAATTCTTTTCGTCCAGCTCGATGGCTGGGGACAGGTGCAGCCCCTCACCCGTTTGCCTCTCTCCCCTTTGGCTTCGGCAAGCGCAGCTGCATGGGGAGACGCCTGGCAGAGCTTGAGCTGCagctggctttggctcag aTCTTGACCCACTTTGAGGTGAAGCCTGAGCCAGGTGCTGCCCCAATCCGACCCATGACCCGGACTGTCCTGGTACCCGAGAGGAGCATCAACCTACAGTTTGTGGACAGATAG